A part of Streptomyces sp. DSM 40750 genomic DNA contains:
- a CDS encoding CBS domain-containing protein, with protein sequence MTTAGDIMHRGAQWIPAHETLDRAAQLMRQLNVGALPISDENERLCGIVTDRDIVVGCVALGHDPSTVTAGELAKGTPRWIDANADIREVLEEMKGHQIRRLPVIENKRLVGMISEADLAHHLSDDQIASWAESVYAKGATH encoded by the coding sequence ATGACCACCGCCGGAGACATCATGCACCGCGGTGCACAGTGGATCCCCGCCCACGAGACCCTGGACCGCGCCGCCCAGCTGATGCGCCAGCTGAACGTCGGAGCGCTCCCCATCAGCGACGAGAACGAACGGCTCTGCGGCATCGTGACGGACCGCGACATCGTCGTCGGCTGTGTCGCCCTCGGTCATGACCCGTCGACGGTCACGGCGGGCGAGCTGGCCAAGGGCACACCGCGCTGGATCGACGCGAACGCCGACATCAGGGAGGTGCTCGAGGAGATGAAGGGGCACCAGATCCGCCGGCTCCCGGTGATCGAGAACAAGCGCCTCGTCGGCATGATCAGCGAGGCCGACCTGGCCCACCATCTGTCGGACGACCAGATCGCCTCCTGGGCCGAGAGCGTCTACGCGAAGGGCGCGACGCACTGA
- a CDS encoding uridine kinase, whose translation MRFEAITWERLGDLLADRLLDLKPDDGSPWPRIAFDGAPSARPGDLAALVSEALRIRGRSSLVVGTEGFLRPASLRFEYGHEDVEAYYDGWFDTAALWREVFGPLDPGGTGRVLPDLWDPTTDRATRSPYIQLPPGAILLTHGPLLLKHWFPFDLTVHVLLSPGALRRRTPERDHWTLPAFERYETETAPATTADVLVRADDPRHPAWNG comes from the coding sequence GTGCGATTCGAAGCGATCACCTGGGAACGGCTCGGCGACCTCCTCGCCGACCGCCTCCTCGACCTGAAACCGGACGACGGCTCCCCCTGGCCACGCATCGCGTTCGACGGCGCCCCGTCCGCCCGTCCGGGCGATCTCGCCGCCCTCGTGTCGGAGGCGCTGCGCATACGCGGCCGTTCTTCGCTCGTGGTGGGCACCGAGGGCTTCCTCCGGCCGGCGTCGCTCCGGTTCGAGTACGGCCACGAGGACGTGGAGGCGTACTACGACGGTTGGTTCGACACCGCCGCCCTGTGGCGTGAGGTCTTCGGCCCGCTCGATCCCGGGGGCACGGGCCGGGTCCTGCCCGACCTCTGGGACCCCACCACGGACCGCGCGACCCGCAGCCCCTACATCCAACTCCCGCCCGGCGCCATCCTGTTGACGCACGGCCCCCTCCTCCTGAAGCACTGGTTCCCCTTCGATCTGACCGTCCACGTCCTCCTCTCCCCGGGCGCCCTGCGCCGCCGTACCCCCGAGCGCGACCACTGGACCCTTCCCGCATTCGAGCGCTACGAGACCGAAACCGCCCCGGCCACCACCGCTGACGTCCTGGTACGCGCCGACGACCCACGACACCCGGCCTGGAACGGCTGA
- a CDS encoding anthrone oxygenase family protein, producing the protein MIDGPYFVLTVLGLLGTGIVAGVFCGFSTFVMKGLASLPPAQGVAAMQAINVSALTPAFMLVFAGTAVLCAVLAVVTFVLWPDEGRMELLLGSALYLFGCFGVTMMANVPRNETLAKLDAGTPEAAAYWREYVGEWTTWNHVRMVASAAAALSYLLALA; encoded by the coding sequence ATGATCGATGGGCCGTACTTCGTACTGACGGTGCTGGGGTTGCTCGGGACGGGGATCGTGGCGGGCGTGTTCTGCGGGTTCTCGACGTTCGTGATGAAGGGGCTGGCGTCGTTGCCGCCGGCGCAGGGCGTGGCGGCGATGCAGGCGATCAATGTCAGTGCTCTGACTCCGGCGTTCATGCTGGTGTTCGCAGGTACGGCGGTGTTGTGCGCCGTGCTGGCCGTCGTGACGTTCGTGCTGTGGCCGGACGAGGGCAGGATGGAGTTGCTGCTGGGCAGCGCGCTGTATCTGTTCGGCTGCTTCGGAGTCACGATGATGGCGAACGTGCCGCGCAACGAGACGCTCGCCAAGCTGGACGCGGGGACGCCGGAGGCCGCCGCGTACTGGCGCGAGTACGTGGGCGAGTGGACGACGTGGAACCACGTCCGGATGGTCGCCTCGGCCGCCGCGGCCCTGTCGTATCTGCTGGCGCTGGCCTGA